In Pseudomonas deceptionensis, a single window of DNA contains:
- a CDS encoding MFS transporter, which yields MAYHHSSVDDEEDTSAGIPRRYAWIVFALTFGLLISDYMSRQVLNAVFPILKIEWALSDSQLGLLSGIVALMVGLLTFPLSLMADRFGRVKSLALMAMLWSLATLGCALAENYQHMLIARFMVGVGEAAYGSVGIAVVVSVFPKSMRATLASAFMAGGLFGSVLGIALGGAIAAKLGWRWSFASMALFGLVLAVLYPLVVKEARIAPQRLASFRNKGKTVLKRPLRTLYSTRSVIGAYVGSGLQMFVTGSLIVWMPSYLNRYYAMGEAKAGSVAAIMVLCCGAGAIMCGMLSDRLCRQSPLRKIEISIAYCLGSCLLLSLALILPAGPVQLVLIGMGMLVVAGTNGTCAAMVANLTHYSVHGTAFATLTLANNLLGLAPGPFFTGRVSDVIGLHGALQWMPLMSIAAAAVFFYTRHHYLNDVDRAKVQDAVDAPCKPACEVLS from the coding sequence ATGGCCTATCACCACAGCTCTGTGGACGATGAAGAAGACACGTCGGCCGGTATCCCGCGCAGATATGCCTGGATTGTGTTCGCACTGACTTTTGGTTTGTTGATTTCCGATTACATGTCCCGCCAGGTACTCAATGCCGTATTTCCGATACTCAAAATCGAGTGGGCACTGAGTGACAGCCAGCTCGGCCTGCTCAGTGGCATCGTCGCGCTGATGGTCGGCTTGTTGACCTTCCCCTTATCGTTGATGGCCGACCGCTTTGGTCGCGTCAAAAGCCTGGCCCTGATGGCCATGCTATGGAGCCTGGCCACGCTGGGCTGTGCCCTGGCAGAGAATTACCAGCACATGTTGATTGCGCGCTTTATGGTCGGTGTCGGCGAAGCGGCCTATGGCAGTGTCGGCATTGCCGTGGTGGTCTCGGTGTTCCCCAAAAGCATGCGTGCCACCCTGGCCAGTGCCTTTATGGCGGGCGGCCTGTTTGGCTCTGTGCTCGGCATCGCCCTAGGCGGGGCAATCGCCGCCAAGTTGGGCTGGCGCTGGTCGTTCGCGAGCATGGCGCTGTTCGGCCTGGTACTGGCTGTGCTTTACCCGTTGGTCGTCAAGGAAGCCCGGATCGCTCCGCAACGCCTGGCCAGCTTCAGGAACAAGGGCAAAACGGTGCTCAAACGTCCGTTGCGCACGTTGTACAGCACCCGTTCGGTGATCGGTGCTTATGTGGGCAGTGGGTTACAGATGTTCGTGACTGGCAGCCTGATTGTGTGGATGCCCAGCTATCTGAATCGCTATTACGCCATGGGCGAGGCCAAGGCTGGCAGTGTCGCGGCAATCATGGTGCTGTGTTGCGGCGCCGGGGCAATCATGTGCGGCATGCTCAGTGACCGTCTTTGCCGTCAGTCACCCTTGCGCAAAATCGAAATATCCATCGCCTATTGCCTGGGCAGCTGCCTGCTGTTGTCGCTGGCGTTGATCCTGCCTGCCGGGCCTGTGCAGCTGGTGCTGATCGGTATGGGCATGCTGGTGGTTGCGGGTACCAACGGCACTTGCGCCGCCATGGTTGCCAACTTGACCCACTACTCGGTGCACGGCACGGCGTTTGCCACCCTGACCCTGGCCAATAACCTGCTGGGCCTGGCGCCGGGGCCATTTTTTACCGGCCGGGTATCGGACGTTATTGGTCTGCATGGAGCGCTTCAGTGGATGCCACTGATGAGCATCGCAGCGGCGGCAGTGTTCTTCTATACCCGCCACCATTACCTCAACGATGTGGATCGCGCCAAGGTTCAAGACGCTGTTGATGCGCCCTGCAAACCTGCATGCGAGGTGCTGTCGTGA
- a CDS encoding YeiH family protein, producing the protein MSVIALASANSRVRELAPGFIVSLTVAAAASFLSEHYGAPVMLFALLLGMALNFLAGEGTCKAGIEFTSRTVLRIGVALLGMRITLEQIAALGWKPVALVVILVVVTIVVSVVAARAMGFQRLFGMLTGGATAICGASAALALAAALPNHPQKERATLFTVIGVSALSTTAMIIYPMIANWLELTPQQSGVFLGATIHDVAQVVGAGYSMSTETGDTATVVKLMRVAMLLPVIVCAAMITRMQGADPAGKRPPLLPWFAVGFLLLACINSTGWVAPVVQGFTNELSRWCLVVAISALGMKTQLKELAAVGIKPILLMLGETVFLVVLVLLLMHWGL; encoded by the coding sequence ATGAGTGTCATCGCCCTGGCTTCTGCCAACAGCCGCGTGCGGGAACTGGCCCCCGGTTTTATCGTGAGCCTGACGGTCGCGGCAGCGGCGAGTTTTCTCTCTGAGCACTACGGTGCGCCCGTGATGCTGTTTGCCCTGTTGCTTGGCATGGCGCTGAACTTTCTTGCGGGGGAGGGTACGTGCAAGGCCGGTATTGAATTCACCTCCCGTACCGTGTTGCGCATAGGCGTGGCGCTGTTGGGGATGCGCATCACCCTGGAGCAGATCGCAGCGCTGGGCTGGAAACCCGTGGCACTGGTGGTGATTCTGGTGGTTGTGACCATCGTGGTGTCGGTAGTGGCGGCCAGGGCCATGGGCTTTCAGCGCCTGTTCGGCATGCTTACCGGCGGTGCCACGGCCATCTGCGGTGCCTCCGCGGCGCTGGCGCTGGCAGCGGCCTTGCCCAACCATCCGCAGAAGGAGCGGGCCACGCTGTTTACCGTGATTGGCGTATCGGCGCTGTCGACTACGGCCATGATCATTTATCCGATGATTGCAAACTGGCTTGAGCTCACACCGCAACAATCCGGGGTGTTTCTGGGGGCGACCATCCATGACGTGGCCCAGGTGGTGGGGGCCGGTTACAGCATGTCCACCGAAACCGGCGACACCGCCACCGTGGTCAAGTTGATGCGGGTGGCCATGCTGCTGCCGGTGATCGTGTGCGCCGCGATGATTACCCGCATGCAGGGCGCTGACCCGGCAGGCAAGCGACCGCCTTTGTTGCCCTGGTTTGCTGTGGGCTTTTTGCTGTTGGCGTGCATCAACAGTACCGGTTGGGTGGCGCCGGTGGTGCAGGGTTTTACCAATGAACTGTCGCGCTGGTGTCTGGTGGTGGCGATCAGCGCTCTGGGCATGAAAACCCAGCTCAAGGAGCTGGCCGCTGTGGGGATAAAACCCATCCTGCTGATGCTGGGGGAGACGGTATTTCTCGTGGTGCTGGTGCTGTTGCTGATGCACTGGGGCCTGTAA
- a CDS encoding 3-keto-5-aminohexanoate cleavage protein — protein MQFFDDSLHPENMEKVVITVAPYAPEWMPEDFPEDIPVTMDQQVQKAVDCYEAGATVLHLHVRELDGKGSKRLSKFNELIGGVREAVPDMIIQVGGSISFAPESDGEAALWLSDDTRHMLAELSPRPDQVTVAINTIQMNIMELLYPEYREGTSLADPLYEAAYSEMTVPAGPAWVTEHLKRLQANNIQPHFQLTGIHAYETLERMVRKGLYKGPLNLTWIGIGGGFDGPNPFNMFNFINRVPDGCTLTSESLFKNMLPLNTIALAMGLHPRVGTEDTIIDQHGKRFTSVQQIQQTVRIAHELGREIASGKEARDIYRIGVQYDTVEQTLLANGMAPNRKPGQKGVPRRD, from the coding sequence ATGCAATTTTTCGACGATTCCCTGCACCCCGAAAACATGGAAAAAGTGGTCATTACCGTTGCCCCTTACGCCCCTGAGTGGATGCCGGAAGACTTCCCGGAAGACATCCCGGTGACCATGGATCAGCAGGTACAGAAGGCAGTTGACTGCTATGAAGCCGGCGCCACCGTACTGCACCTGCATGTGCGCGAACTGGACGGTAAAGGCTCCAAGCGCCTGTCCAAGTTCAACGAGCTGATTGGCGGTGTGCGTGAAGCCGTGCCGGACATGATTATCCAGGTGGGCGGTTCGATTTCCTTTGCCCCGGAAAGCGATGGTGAGGCGGCCCTGTGGCTGTCCGACGACACCCGGCACATGCTGGCGGAGCTCTCGCCACGGCCGGATCAGGTCACCGTGGCGATCAACACCATTCAGATGAACATCATGGAGTTGCTGTACCCGGAGTACCGCGAAGGTACCTCGCTGGCCGACCCGCTTTACGAGGCTGCCTACAGCGAAATGACCGTACCGGCAGGCCCGGCCTGGGTGACTGAACACCTCAAGCGTTTGCAGGCCAACAATATTCAGCCGCATTTCCAGCTGACCGGCATCCATGCTTACGAAACCCTTGAGCGCATGGTGCGCAAGGGCCTCTACAAAGGCCCGCTGAACCTGACCTGGATCGGTATCGGTGGCGGTTTCGACGGCCCGAACCCGTTCAACATGTTCAACTTTATCAACCGCGTACCGGATGGTTGCACGCTCACCTCCGAGTCGCTGTTCAAGAACATGCTGCCGCTCAATACCATCGCCCTGGCCATGGGCTTGCACCCGCGTGTGGGCACTGAAGACACCATCATCGATCAGCACGGCAAGCGCTTCACGTCCGTGCAGCAGATCCAGCAGACCGTACGCATTGCCCATGAACTGGGCCGTGAAATTGCTTCCGGCAAAGAGGCACGGGACATCTACCGCATCGGTGTGCAGTACGACACGGTCGAGCAAACCCTGTTGGCCAATGGCATGGCGCCCAACCGCAAGCCGGGTCAAAAAGGCGTACCGCGCCGCGACTGA
- a CDS encoding TauD/TfdA dioxygenase family protein: MQVEQLTCHIGAELIGVNLVDAIHDAGLFSEIRAQLLKHRVLFLRDQDISRAEHVAFARHFGELEDHPVVGSHPDHPGLVQIYKSPDSPVDRYENSWHTDATWREAPPLGCVLRCVECPPVGGDTMWANMVVAYERLPRDVKAAIEGLRARHSIEATFGAAMPIEKRLALKAQYPDAEHPVVRTHPETGEQVLFVNGFTTHFSNYHTAERVRYGQDFSHGASELLRYLIGQASIPEYQVRWRWKPNSIAIWDNRSTQHYAVMDYPACHRKMERAGISGEKTY; this comes from the coding sequence ATGCAAGTTGAACAACTTACCTGCCATATCGGCGCCGAGCTGATCGGCGTCAACCTTGTCGATGCCATCCATGACGCCGGCCTGTTCTCCGAGATCCGTGCCCAACTGCTCAAGCATCGCGTGTTGTTCCTGAGGGACCAGGACATCAGCCGTGCCGAGCACGTGGCCTTTGCCCGGCACTTTGGCGAGCTGGAGGACCATCCCGTGGTGGGCAGCCACCCGGACCATCCCGGACTGGTGCAGATCTATAAAAGCCCGGACAGCCCGGTCGACCGTTACGAAAACAGCTGGCACACCGATGCCACCTGGCGCGAGGCGCCGCCGCTGGGCTGCGTGCTTCGTTGCGTGGAGTGCCCCCCGGTGGGGGGCGACACCATGTGGGCCAATATGGTGGTGGCTTATGAGCGCTTGCCCCGCGACGTGAAGGCCGCGATCGAAGGCCTGCGGGCCCGTCACAGCATCGAGGCGACGTTCGGCGCGGCCATGCCGATCGAAAAGCGCCTGGCGCTCAAGGCCCAGTACCCGGACGCCGAGCACCCCGTGGTACGCACCCATCCGGAAACCGGCGAGCAGGTGCTTTTCGTCAATGGTTTTACCACTCACTTCAGCAATTACCACACCGCCGAGCGGGTGCGTTACGGCCAGGATTTCAGCCACGGTGCGTCCGAGCTGCTGCGCTATCTGATCGGCCAGGCCAGCATCCCCGAGTATCAGGTGCGCTGGCGCTGGAAGCCCAACAGCATCGCCATCTGGGATAACCGCAGTACCCAGCATTACGCGGTCATGGATTACCCGGCTTGCCATCGCAAGATGGAACGCGCCGGCATCAGTGGCGAGAAAACCTACTAA
- a CDS encoding Rieske (2Fe-2S) protein: MRIAVPAEKVPAPGMRTLFEPAGNSLALFNVAGKLYAIDDSCPHQGSSLCGGRLEGRVIQCCAHGLRFDLASGYLLNSTRLKVANYPVEVVDGQVFIVLAAQVLAV, from the coding sequence ATGCGAATTGCAGTGCCCGCCGAAAAGGTTCCGGCACCCGGGATGCGCACCTTGTTCGAGCCTGCGGGTAACAGCCTGGCGCTGTTCAATGTCGCCGGGAAACTTTACGCCATCGACGACAGTTGCCCGCATCAGGGCTCATCGCTGTGTGGCGGCCGCCTTGAGGGCCGGGTGATCCAGTGCTGTGCCCACGGCCTGCGCTTTGATCTGGCCAGTGGCTACCTGCTCAATTCCACCCGCCTGAAAGTCGCCAACTACCCGGTTGAGGTGGTCGACGGCCAGGTGTTTATTGTCCTCGCTGCACAGGTACTTGCCGTATGA
- a CDS encoding quinone oxidoreductase family protein: MAQVVRFYETGGPEVLRFEEVEVGDPGPGEVRLRHVAVGLNYADTYFRNGTYPIPMPNGMGVEAAGIVAAVGEGVSHVAVGDRVTYTGFLNTLGAYSTERLISAAPLIKLPESISFETAAAMTMRGLTSAYLMRRIHDFKPGDSILLHAAAGGVGLIVSQWAKLLGLKVIGTVSSDAKAEVARTHGCDHVINYSHEDVAKRVRELTDNVGVNVVFDSVGQSTFMGSLDSLKRRGLMVCVGTASGPIPAFNPALLAMKGSLFMTRPALADYIADPAEKADLAGELFDLVGSGRIKIEINQHYSLQDAVQAHRDLESRKTTGSSIFVI, encoded by the coding sequence ATGGCCCAAGTCGTACGTTTTTACGAAACCGGTGGTCCCGAAGTCCTTCGGTTCGAGGAAGTTGAAGTGGGCGACCCAGGCCCCGGTGAGGTCAGGCTGCGGCATGTCGCCGTCGGCCTCAATTATGCCGATACCTACTTTCGCAATGGCACGTACCCGATCCCGATGCCCAACGGCATGGGGGTCGAAGCGGCCGGTATCGTCGCGGCAGTGGGTGAGGGTGTCAGCCATGTGGCGGTCGGGGATCGTGTCACGTACACCGGCTTTCTCAACACCCTGGGTGCCTATAGCACCGAGCGCCTGATCTCGGCTGCACCCCTGATCAAACTGCCGGAAAGCATCTCTTTTGAAACCGCTGCCGCCATGACCATGCGCGGTCTGACATCTGCTTATCTGATGCGCCGCATTCATGATTTCAAACCCGGTGACAGCATCCTGTTGCACGCCGCCGCCGGTGGCGTCGGGCTGATTGTTTCGCAGTGGGCCAAGCTGCTGGGCCTGAAGGTGATCGGTACCGTGTCCAGCGATGCCAAGGCTGAAGTGGCCCGCACCCATGGTTGTGATCATGTGATCAATTACAGCCACGAGGATGTGGCCAAACGCGTTCGAGAACTGACCGACAACGTTGGCGTCAATGTGGTGTTCGACAGTGTGGGCCAGAGCACTTTCATGGGCTCGCTGGACTCGCTCAAGCGCCGTGGCCTGATGGTCTGCGTGGGCACGGCTTCCGGCCCGATCCCGGCGTTCAACCCGGCGCTGCTGGCGATGAAAGGCTCGTTGTTCATGACGCGCCCGGCACTGGCCGACTACATCGCCGACCCGGCAGAAAAGGCCGATCTGGCCGGTGAACTGTTCGACCTGGTCGGCAGCGGCCGGATCAAGATCGAGATCAACCAGCACTACAGCTTGCAGGATGCCGTACAGGCCCACCGTGACCTGGAATCGCGCAAGACCACGGGCTCCTCGATATTCGTTATCTAA